In one window of Kosmotoga pacifica DNA:
- a CDS encoding radical SAM protein, whose translation MRHVYGVVPSRRLGRSLGISPIPFKTCNYSCIYCQLGRTTNMTNSRDTFYPSEEILREVETFIERYGDETFDVVTIVGEGEPTLYTPLDEIAKGVKSLTKKPLVLITNGSLFYDSSVQLEVSKFDIVMPTLDAWDEESFRSINRPFGKLNYEEVFNGIVEFSKKFQGQIWLEVMLIKDRNDSEKALNLLKERIDKIAPDRVYINVPVRPPAEKGVEIPDESKINRAHTLFGTYSIESLPKGNFLSPENDAMQAILEIIKRHPMSEDDLKNFLTPGSGLKQLEKIFSSTSEKYNIEKCFYHGKIFYRYTKKRREKK comes from the coding sequence TTGAGACATGTTTATGGAGTTGTACCATCAAGAAGACTCGGCAGGTCTCTGGGAATAAGCCCCATTCCCTTCAAGACCTGCAATTATTCCTGTATTTACTGCCAGCTTGGTAGAACAACGAATATGACAAATTCAAGAGATACTTTTTACCCTTCAGAAGAGATACTCAGAGAAGTTGAAACATTTATTGAAAGGTATGGCGATGAAACTTTCGATGTAGTAACCATAGTTGGTGAAGGTGAACCCACACTTTACACTCCTTTGGATGAAATCGCAAAAGGGGTTAAAAGTCTGACTAAGAAACCTTTGGTTTTGATAACCAACGGTTCACTTTTCTACGATAGCTCTGTTCAACTAGAGGTTAGCAAATTTGATATTGTAATGCCTACACTCGACGCTTGGGATGAAGAGAGTTTTAGAAGCATAAACAGACCGTTCGGGAAGCTCAATTATGAAGAAGTTTTCAACGGTATCGTTGAGTTTTCGAAGAAATTTCAGGGACAAATCTGGCTGGAAGTTATGCTTATTAAGGACCGGAATGATTCTGAAAAGGCTCTGAACTTGCTGAAAGAGAGAATTGATAAGATCGCACCGGATAGGGTATATATCAATGTTCCGGTTCGCCCTCCGGCCGAGAAAGGCGTTGAAATTCCGGATGAATCAAAGATTAATAGGGCACATACACTCTTTGGAACATATAGCATAGAGAGTTTACCAAAGGGTAATTTTTTATCGCCCGAAAACGATGCAATGCAAGCAATTCTTGAAATTATAAAACGCCATCCGATGTCGGAAGATGATTTAAAAAATTTTTTGACTCCCGGATCTGGTTTGAAACAACTGGAAAAAATCTTTTCTTCTACAAGTGAAAAATATAACATTGAAAAGTGTTTTTATCACGGCAAAATATTCTATCGTTATACCAAAAAGAGGAGGGAGAAAAAGTGA
- a CDS encoding NUDIX domain-containing protein: protein MIQKTHHVSVRGVVIEDGKTLIVKHTHKDRPPFWCFPGGRVEDGETLIQALQREMMEETGLEVETGNVIYTQEFARERLIEFFFLCKIKKGTATLGTDPDNPGPPILVDILWASPEELLTLPVFPHALTREIVTGKLPQIHHQVLYGKEEVTNSAG, encoded by the coding sequence ATGATTCAGAAAACACATCATGTTAGCGTCCGCGGAGTAGTTATTGAAGATGGTAAAACCCTGATTGTGAAACACACCCACAAAGACCGACCTCCCTTCTGGTGCTTTCCTGGTGGCCGGGTTGAAGATGGTGAGACGCTAATCCAGGCCCTTCAGCGTGAGATGATGGAAGAAACAGGCCTAGAAGTCGAAACTGGAAATGTCATTTACACACAAGAATTTGCACGGGAAAGGCTCATCGAATTTTTCTTCCTATGCAAGATCAAAAAAGGAACAGCAACTCTGGGGACAGACCCAGATAATCCTGGTCCCCCAATTTTAGTTGACATACTCTGGGCCTCTCCTGAAGAGCTCCTTACGTTGCCGGTGTTTCCACATGCGTTGACCCGGGAAATTGTCACCGGTAAACTCCCGCAGATACATCATCAGGTACTTTATGGCAAGGAAGAGGTTACCAATTCCGCGGGTTGA
- a CDS encoding NifB/NifX family molybdenum-iron cluster-binding protein yields MKIAVPVKEKSLTSEVDDRFARAAFIAIYDIENETVEFLENEAIQAHGAGPKMVEALSKKGTNILIAKSVGQNAFTAINQTGIKVYLAKDGTAEENIKSVIEGTATELKEPRPSSH; encoded by the coding sequence ATGAAAATAGCCGTCCCGGTTAAAGAAAAATCGCTGACTTCAGAAGTTGACGATCGCTTTGCAAGGGCTGCTTTTATTGCTATATACGACATTGAAAACGAAACAGTTGAATTTCTTGAGAACGAAGCTATACAGGCACACGGCGCGGGACCAAAAATGGTCGAAGCCCTTTCAAAAAAGGGTACCAATATTTTGATCGCCAAAAGTGTTGGTCAGAATGCTTTCACTGCCATCAATCAGACAGGTATAAAGGTCTATCTCGCGAAAGACGGCACTGCTGAGGAGAACATAAAAAGCGTGATTGAAGGTACTGCAACTGAGTTAAAAGAACCCCGTCCTTCTTCTCATTGA
- a CDS encoding ATP-binding protein, with protein sequence MKIAVVSGKGGTGKTTVATNLAWVLSQKGPVQLLDADVEEPNSHLFFHVKYTEEIDVEILLPRVDKEKCLLCGKCAKACQFGAISIFNTGVLIFDNLCHGCGTCSIACPTKAIYEISKQIGVVKIGQIDEKLTFGMGLLNIGEPSGVRVIRELKKFIDNSRTVIIDAPPGTSCPVVETLRGMDYAIMVTEATPFGLHDLKLAASVVKEMNIPMGIVINRASEDYKEIEEFAFSNDIPILEKIPFDRDIATSYSKGSLFVEEKKEWFERFERLYEKIAGVIV encoded by the coding sequence TTGAAGATCGCGGTTGTCAGTGGTAAAGGCGGAACAGGTAAAACCACTGTAGCTACAAACCTCGCGTGGGTATTATCGCAAAAAGGACCTGTCCAGCTTCTCGATGCGGATGTTGAGGAACCAAATTCCCACCTCTTTTTTCACGTTAAATACACAGAAGAAATAGATGTGGAAATACTTCTGCCTCGCGTTGATAAGGAAAAATGCCTTTTGTGCGGAAAATGCGCTAAAGCATGCCAGTTTGGAGCAATCTCTATTTTTAACACTGGTGTGCTCATCTTCGATAATCTTTGCCACGGATGTGGCACCTGCAGCATTGCCTGCCCTACAAAGGCTATCTACGAAATCTCGAAACAAATTGGCGTCGTGAAGATAGGTCAGATTGATGAAAAGTTAACCTTTGGAATGGGGCTTTTAAACATTGGAGAACCTTCCGGAGTAAGGGTTATTAGGGAATTGAAAAAGTTTATCGACAACAGCAGGACCGTTATTATAGACGCCCCTCCTGGTACTTCCTGTCCCGTCGTGGAAACACTGAGAGGAATGGATTACGCCATTATGGTGACAGAAGCCACTCCCTTCGGGCTTCATGATCTAAAACTGGCGGCAAGTGTTGTCAAAGAAATGAACATTCCCATGGGCATAGTAATAAACAGAGCTTCTGAAGACTATAAGGAAATAGAAGAGTTTGCCTTTTCAAATGATATACCAATACTTGAAAAGATACCCTTCGATAGAGATATCGCGACATCTTATTCAAAGGGCTCTTTGTTTGTGGAAGAGAAAAAGGAATGGTTTGAACGTTTCGAAAGGCTCTATGAAAAGATTGCCGGGGTGATAGTGTGA
- a CDS encoding NifB/NifX family molybdenum-iron cluster-binding protein: MKLAIPVMSNNGFDAEVSEHFGHAPYFAFVELEGDTVLGVEIERNPFESHGPGQIPGYIHQKGANILIARGIGARAIDFFHNFGIEVITGAFGTVKDLVEAYVSGSLMSSHYEPKEKFHNH, translated from the coding sequence GTGAAACTGGCAATACCTGTTATGAGTAATAATGGTTTCGATGCAGAAGTTTCAGAACACTTTGGTCACGCACCTTATTTTGCCTTTGTTGAACTCGAAGGTGACACGGTTCTGGGTGTGGAAATAGAGAGAAATCCTTTCGAGAGTCACGGTCCGGGACAGATACCCGGTTACATTCATCAAAAAGGAGCAAACATCCTCATTGCACGTGGCATTGGTGCGCGAGCCATAGATTTCTTCCATAACTTTGGTATTGAGGTTATAACCGGTGCTTTCGGAACGGTCAAAGACCTCGTTGAGGCTTACGTTTCCGGTTCTTTAATGAGCAGTCATTACGAACCAAAAGAGAAATTCCACAACCATTGA
- a CDS encoding DUF362 domain-containing protein, with product MPWIRESDCTGCQLCIKTCPVEGVITMRNGKAYIDNSLCIRCGKCFDVCPKDAIRPNSENPLLRGRGMGQGLGMGHGRNRGY from the coding sequence ATGCCGTGGATTAGAGAGAGCGATTGCACCGGATGCCAGTTGTGTATAAAAACCTGTCCCGTTGAAGGAGTTATAACCATGCGTAATGGCAAGGCATATATAGATAACAGTCTGTGCATCAGATGTGGAAAGTGCTTTGATGTCTGTCCTAAAGATGCAATACGACCAAATTCCGAGAATCCTCTCCTTAGAGGACGTGGTATGGGTCAAGGCTTGGGTATGGGCCATGGAAGAAACCGAGGCTATTAA
- a CDS encoding DUF5320 domain-containing protein translates to MLYGFGRGYRRGFGRGFGRGLGYGRGFGPCRWDYGAYVEPEYGYGPYEPDPRTEEQMLMDYKAFLEEEKSYLEQELNEVNKRLEELRNQGR, encoded by the coding sequence ATGCTCTATGGATTCGGTAGAGGATACAGACGAGGCTTCGGCAGGGGTTTTGGAAGAGGTCTTGGATACGGTAGAGGTTTTGGACCATGTCGGTGGGATTATGGCGCTTATGTTGAACCTGAATACGGTTATGGACCATATGAACCCGACCCCAGAACAGAAGAACAAATGCTAATGGACTACAAAGCCTTCCTGGAAGAAGAAAAATCATATCTTGAGCAAGAGCTCAACGAAGTTAATAAGAGACTTGAAGAATTACGAAATCAAGGGAGGTGA
- a CDS encoding ATP-binding protein produces the protein MKQIAIVSGKGGTGKTTLSGSLSFLFENHVMADCDVDAPNLHLLMEPKLLEKHEYFGGKKAEIGNSCTSCGACMDVCRFSAIIPGTTYKIDPYACEGCNACVLICPEGAITLKESKSGDYFLSKSGDLPLSHALLFPGEETSGGLIAEVRKLALKVAEQKNRKYVVIDGAPGIGCAASSSITGVNYVVIVAEPTISGMHDLQRIVETTRYFRRNFGIVINKFDLNEVKTDEIICWCEKEGIEVLGKIPFDPEVRNSAIKAEPVVKNEKSPATRAIREIFQRLMEIV, from the coding sequence GTGAAACAAATAGCTATAGTCAGTGGAAAGGGTGGCACAGGCAAGACGACTCTATCCGGATCCCTCTCCTTTTTATTTGAAAACCATGTCATGGCAGACTGTGATGTCGACGCCCCCAATCTTCATCTGTTAATGGAGCCAAAACTCCTAGAAAAACACGAATATTTCGGCGGAAAAAAAGCTGAAATAGGCAATAGCTGTACATCGTGCGGCGCATGTATGGATGTCTGTCGATTCAGCGCAATAATCCCCGGAACAACTTATAAAATCGATCCATATGCCTGCGAAGGCTGCAACGCATGTGTATTAATATGCCCAGAAGGTGCAATTACACTAAAAGAAAGTAAGTCCGGTGATTATTTCCTCTCTAAATCCGGTGACCTGCCCCTTTCTCACGCTCTTTTATTTCCGGGTGAAGAGACTTCTGGCGGACTGATAGCTGAAGTCAGAAAGCTGGCTTTGAAAGTAGCTGAGCAGAAAAACCGAAAGTATGTGGTAATAGATGGAGCGCCAGGAATCGGCTGCGCGGCGTCTTCCTCCATCACCGGTGTGAATTACGTAGTGATAGTCGCCGAACCAACGATCTCCGGGATGCATGATCTCCAGCGTATCGTCGAAACTACTAGATATTTCAGGAGAAACTTCGGAATCGTGATCAACAAATTCGATCTAAATGAAGTCAAAACGGATGAGATAATATGCTGGTGTGAAAAGGAAGGAATCGAAGTATTGGGAAAAATCCCTTTCGATCCGGAAGTCAGGAATTCAGCCATTAAAGCTGAACCGGTGGTGAAGAACGAAAAATCACCTGCCACACGGGCGATAAGAGAAATTTTCCAGAGACTGATGGAGATTGTATAG
- a CDS encoding DUF5320 domain-containing protein yields MPGFDRTGPFGEGPMTGRGLGYCARPGTGAYTYGRRWFWPGRAFFGLRGPGLAWRHGWFGRGYARGFGRGYGRGYSRSWWW; encoded by the coding sequence ATGCCCGGCTTTGACAGGACTGGACCATTTGGAGAAGGACCAATGACTGGAAGAGGTCTTGGATACTGTGCAAGACCCGGAACAGGTGCCTACACTTACGGTAGACGCTGGTTCTGGCCTGGGCGTGCTTTTTTTGGTCTAAGAGGCCCCGGCCTGGCCTGGAGACACGGCTGGTTCGGTAGAGGTTACGCCAGAGGATTTGGCAGAGGTTATGGAAGGGGATATAGCCGGAGCTGGTGGTGGTAA
- the hpf gene encoding ribosome hibernation-promoting factor, HPF/YfiA family, protein MKFNIYAKEISVTEPMREQLEKKLSKVNRIFDEDRFISIDVRISKERGQYKLELTAHLSGMVIRVEEKGTDFYLTVDKLADIFEKRLKRFKERKAMKHKLSVREITDSLPTSEYVEEEGSIITRRKRFAIKPMTLEEALLQMEMLGHTFFVFKNAESGEINVLYSRKNGSVGLIEMSE, encoded by the coding sequence ATGAAGTTCAACATCTACGCAAAGGAAATTTCAGTCACCGAACCAATGCGTGAACAACTTGAGAAGAAACTCTCCAAAGTAAATAGGATTTTCGATGAAGACAGATTCATCTCGATTGACGTCAGGATTTCAAAAGAAAGAGGACAGTACAAATTGGAACTTACGGCCCATTTGTCGGGAATGGTTATAAGGGTCGAAGAAAAGGGCACCGATTTCTATCTCACTGTTGATAAACTGGCGGACATCTTTGAAAAGAGATTAAAGAGATTCAAAGAAAGAAAAGCGATGAAACATAAATTGAGTGTGAGGGAGATAACCGACTCACTTCCGACTTCCGAGTATGTTGAGGAAGAAGGGAGCATCATTACCAGAAGGAAGCGATTCGCCATTAAGCCAATGACACTTGAAGAGGCGCTCCTTCAGATGGAGATGCTTGGACACACGTTCTTCGTTTTCAAAAATGCGGAGAGTGGTGAAATAAACGTTTTGTATTCCAGAAAGAATGGTTCCGTTGGTTTAATTGAAATGTCAGAGTAA
- a CDS encoding YifB family Mg chelatase-like AAA ATPase, translating into MIGLNAYRIVVEVDVDKKAVIHDVDIVGLGDTVVKESKKRVKSALKNSGFPFPRGRITINLAPSDIKKEGSYLDLPMAVGILKASEVIQRDISNYLFFGELGLDGSVRKIRGVLPALLRLSEESEKPAVILPASNEAEASIIQNIEAYTVRSLSELVAFLNGSAQKYPIVHKEPEFKHSIVEDFSDIRGQEFAKRAAEVAAAGAHNLLLKGSPGCGKTMLARRIPGILPKMSLEEAIETTKIYSVASLLDGKGLVAERPFRSPHHTASTTAIIGGGTDARPGEISLAHNGVLFLDELPEFRRDVLEALRQPLEDGQVTISRARLTVTYPARFMLVAAQNPCPCGWYGDKSHECTCSWNDIKRYNRKISGPIEDRIDIFVDMPRLEFSEYSDRRKGESSTTIRGRVEKARQKQYFRLKPLGKYFNSQLNHREIEELVVLDSTGVKLLESAVEKLKLTGRSVDRILKVSLTIADLEGSERILPRHIAEAIQYRKRDVNF; encoded by the coding sequence ATGATAGGCTTGAACGCCTATAGAATAGTTGTTGAAGTAGATGTTGACAAGAAAGCAGTAATACACGATGTTGACATAGTAGGCCTTGGCGATACTGTTGTAAAAGAGAGCAAGAAAAGAGTAAAAAGCGCTCTTAAAAATTCGGGTTTTCCCTTTCCACGGGGGAGGATAACCATAAACCTCGCTCCGAGTGACATTAAAAAGGAGGGTTCGTACCTCGACCTTCCCATGGCTGTTGGTATTCTCAAGGCTTCGGAGGTTATCCAAAGGGACATTTCTAATTATCTGTTTTTTGGCGAGCTGGGACTTGATGGAAGCGTTAGAAAGATCAGGGGGGTACTTCCCGCCCTGCTGCGGCTTTCAGAAGAGAGTGAAAAGCCAGCTGTAATTCTACCGGCTTCTAATGAAGCGGAAGCCTCGATTATCCAAAACATAGAAGCCTACACAGTGAGAAGCCTTTCGGAACTCGTTGCCTTTCTGAATGGAAGTGCCCAAAAATATCCCATTGTCCACAAAGAGCCGGAGTTCAAACATTCTATCGTTGAAGATTTTTCAGATATAAGAGGGCAAGAGTTCGCCAAACGGGCCGCGGAAGTTGCAGCGGCTGGTGCACATAATTTGCTCCTTAAAGGTTCGCCGGGATGTGGGAAGACGATGCTTGCCAGAAGAATACCGGGGATACTGCCGAAGATGTCACTGGAAGAAGCAATAGAAACGACCAAAATTTACAGTGTAGCCTCATTGTTAGATGGTAAGGGGCTGGTCGCAGAACGTCCCTTCAGATCGCCACACCATACTGCTTCTACCACAGCTATTATCGGCGGGGGAACTGATGCCAGGCCAGGGGAGATAAGCCTCGCTCACAACGGTGTCCTTTTTCTCGACGAACTTCCCGAGTTCAGGCGTGATGTCCTTGAAGCTCTCAGACAACCTTTGGAAGACGGCCAGGTAACCATTTCACGAGCCCGACTTACTGTGACTTACCCAGCAAGATTTATGCTCGTGGCCGCTCAGAATCCCTGTCCCTGTGGTTGGTATGGTGACAAAAGCCACGAGTGTACCTGTTCGTGGAACGACATCAAGAGGTACAATAGAAAGATATCCGGTCCGATCGAAGACAGGATAGACATCTTTGTTGACATGCCACGCCTTGAGTTTTCCGAATATTCTGATAGGAGAAAAGGTGAGAGCTCAACCACCATTCGCGGGAGAGTTGAAAAAGCAAGGCAGAAGCAATATTTTCGCTTGAAACCCCTCGGAAAGTACTTCAACAGCCAGTTGAATCATAGAGAAATTGAAGAACTTGTCGTTCTGGATTCAACCGGTGTGAAGTTGTTGGAGTCAGCCGTTGAAAAATTGAAGCTCACAGGTCGGAGTGTTGACAGGATCCTTAAAGTCTCCCTCACCATTGCGGATCTTGAAGGCTCTGAAAGGATACTTCCTCGACATATAGCGGAAGCTATTCAGTACAGGAAAAGGGATGTTAACTTTTAG
- a CDS encoding FAD-dependent oxidoreductase has protein sequence MKKEILIIGGGPAGIITATTAKKTYPEKTVAIVRKEKTGLVPCGIPYIFGTLNSVDANIMGVKPAENLGVEFIVDEVTEVNLGKKSVFLKSGEYIEYEKLIFATGSRPVLPPIEGKELEGVFTIAKNKEYMESVFSYAKDAKKIIIVGGGFIGIEVGDEIRKLGKEVTIIEAMPHLLPAAFDEEFGKIAEEKLIEHGVTVKTNTRVAKVLGSEKVNGIELQDGSTLEADMVIFAIGYRPNTELVKGLDIHLGYSGAIWVDEYMRTSVKDVFAVGDCAEHKDFFTRKPSKLMLASTAVFDARVAGANLYTLKVVRENHGNLGVFSTSIEGLTLGAAGMTLRTACQEGFECVVGEAKGIDRHPGTLPDKSKLYVKLVFSKESGLLLGAQIAGGKSVGEMINIVGLGLQKGVTANDLVTMQIGTHPLLTSAPTTYPLILAAESAIMKLR, from the coding sequence GTGAAAAAGGAAATCCTGATTATCGGTGGCGGACCTGCTGGAATAATCACGGCTACTACCGCTAAAAAAACTTATCCTGAAAAAACAGTAGCAATTGTAAGAAAAGAAAAAACAGGACTCGTACCATGTGGAATCCCGTACATCTTCGGAACATTAAATTCAGTCGATGCAAATATCATGGGGGTAAAGCCTGCTGAAAACCTTGGGGTGGAGTTCATTGTCGACGAGGTAACTGAAGTAAACCTTGGTAAGAAAAGTGTCTTTCTCAAGTCAGGGGAATACATTGAATATGAGAAATTAATTTTTGCTACTGGTTCAAGACCTGTTTTGCCCCCCATCGAAGGTAAAGAACTTGAAGGCGTGTTTACCATAGCTAAGAATAAAGAATATATGGAAAGCGTTTTTTCGTATGCAAAGGATGCTAAAAAAATAATAATCGTTGGTGGTGGATTCATTGGCATCGAAGTAGGTGATGAAATCAGAAAGTTGGGGAAAGAAGTAACAATCATCGAAGCGATGCCCCATCTTCTTCCGGCGGCGTTCGATGAAGAATTCGGGAAAATTGCCGAAGAAAAGCTTATAGAACACGGCGTAACTGTAAAAACCAATACCCGAGTTGCTAAAGTCCTTGGAAGTGAAAAAGTCAACGGGATTGAACTTCAGGATGGTTCAACGCTGGAAGCCGATATGGTTATTTTCGCAATTGGATACAGACCGAATACTGAACTTGTAAAGGGCCTTGATATCCACCTCGGATATAGTGGTGCGATCTGGGTAGACGAATATATGAGGACCAGTGTAAAGGATGTATTTGCGGTTGGCGACTGCGCTGAACACAAGGATTTCTTCACGCGAAAGCCAAGCAAGCTCATGCTTGCATCCACAGCTGTTTTCGATGCAAGAGTTGCTGGCGCAAACTTATACACTCTTAAAGTAGTGCGCGAAAATCACGGAAATCTTGGTGTTTTTTCCACATCCATCGAAGGTCTTACACTAGGTGCTGCTGGCATGACTCTGAGAACAGCTTGCCAGGAGGGATTTGAATGTGTCGTTGGAGAAGCAAAAGGTATAGACAGGCATCCGGGAACTTTACCCGATAAAAGCAAGCTTTACGTAAAGCTAGTTTTCTCCAAGGAAAGTGGACTTTTATTGGGGGCCCAAATCGCCGGCGGAAAGAGTGTTGGGGAAATGATAAATATTGTCGGTCTTGGTTTGCAGAAAGGTGTTACAGCGAACGATCTGGTTACTATGCAAATCGGTACACATCCATTGCTGACTTCCGCCCCAACAACATATCCACTAATTCTAGCCGCTGAATCAGCGATAATGAAACTTAGATAA
- a CDS encoding Rne/Rng family ribonuclease: protein MRIAILDNGSLEEVFFEEMDNESYTGNIYLGKIENVVPSLEAAFVNIGIGKNAFLRFKDSPANQPLEKGKKILVQVKKDPIGSKGPQVTLKVSIPGRSLVYIPFSRHIGISKRITETEERDRLMKIARESLKEGEGVIFRTAAYGVSAETIQEELEALRNLWQKVEQQFKRGRKPKLLYEEPSLVEYILRERLTENTREIVVDNEYLWHDVVQGISRFKSGFKPIVRFVEDDAFAHEGIYEMLKVLYTRVVHLESGGNIIIDRTEAMTVIDVNSASDTSGNDVAETSLKTNLEAAAEIARQLRLRNIGGIIVIDFIDMKSDEARQKVIERLSEELKKDKARSYIMGFTKLGLLEMTRKRSTAAIGSKIYSNCPICKGVGLIEAPKIVYQRLLKDLHKGFKDAKIKSAEVEVYQSLSGILTPDVQKNLAKHFKRNLKFSFTWPVPTTYNIKFSKK, encoded by the coding sequence GTGAGAATAGCGATCCTTGATAATGGTAGCCTTGAAGAAGTTTTCTTTGAGGAGATGGATAACGAAAGCTATACCGGAAACATTTACCTTGGAAAAATTGAGAACGTTGTTCCCAGCCTGGAAGCGGCTTTTGTGAATATAGGGATTGGTAAAAATGCTTTCCTTAGATTCAAAGACTCACCGGCTAATCAACCTCTTGAAAAGGGGAAGAAGATTCTCGTTCAGGTCAAAAAGGACCCGATTGGCTCTAAAGGGCCACAGGTGACCCTCAAAGTGAGTATCCCCGGCAGGAGTCTGGTATATATACCCTTTTCCAGGCATATTGGCATCTCAAAAAGGATAACAGAGACAGAAGAACGTGACAGACTTATGAAGATCGCCCGGGAATCGCTAAAAGAAGGAGAAGGAGTGATATTCAGGACAGCTGCTTATGGTGTCTCTGCAGAGACCATACAGGAAGAACTTGAAGCCCTAAGAAACCTCTGGCAAAAGGTTGAACAGCAATTCAAAAGAGGGAGAAAGCCTAAACTCCTTTATGAAGAACCGAGCCTTGTCGAATATATATTGAGGGAACGATTAACAGAGAACACAAGGGAAATCGTTGTGGATAACGAATATCTCTGGCACGACGTGGTTCAGGGAATAAGTAGATTCAAATCAGGGTTCAAACCGATTGTGAGGTTTGTGGAAGATGATGCCTTCGCCCATGAAGGTATTTACGAAATGCTTAAGGTATTGTATACACGGGTCGTTCATCTGGAAAGCGGTGGCAACATCATTATCGACAGGACAGAAGCCATGACTGTTATCGATGTGAATTCTGCCAGCGACACTTCCGGGAACGATGTCGCCGAGACCTCACTCAAAACGAACCTTGAAGCAGCAGCAGAGATTGCAAGACAACTCAGGCTGAGAAATATAGGTGGGATAATTGTCATAGATTTTATAGATATGAAATCAGATGAAGCACGTCAGAAAGTTATAGAGCGCTTGTCTGAGGAACTCAAAAAAGATAAAGCACGTTCTTACATAATGGGGTTCACCAAACTAGGACTTCTGGAAATGACCAGAAAACGCTCAACAGCCGCGATAGGTTCAAAAATTTATTCAAATTGCCCGATTTGCAAAGGCGTTGGTCTTATAGAAGCACCGAAAATAGTTTATCAAAGGTTGCTCAAAGATCTGCATAAGGGTTTTAAAGACGCTAAAATTAAATCAGCGGAAGTTGAAGTTTACCAGAGTCTGTCTGGCATTCTCACGCCAGATGTTCAAAAGAACCTGGCAAAGCATTTCAAGAGGAACCTGAAGTTCAGTTTTACCTGGCCTGTGCCTACGACGTACAATATCAAATTCAGCAAAAAATAA